One region of Juglans regia cultivar Chandler chromosome 4, Walnut 2.0, whole genome shotgun sequence genomic DNA includes:
- the LOC118348254 gene encoding BAHD acyltransferase DCR-like encodes MPSSSSSVVNVVAKSTIFPERKSDLKPLKLSVSDLPMLSCQYIQKGILLSRPPYSIDHLLCFLKRSLSLSLTHFPALAGRLSTDPDGHIHIVCNDEGVDFIHAKAKHLSIHYLLSPDYVPDCFKEFFPFDRTISYSGHFKPLAAVQVTELNDALFISCTVNHAVADGTSFWHFFNTFAEICRGAKRISKAPCFCRNTIFNSPAVLKFPPGGPKVTFSGDVALRERIFHFSREAILKLKLRANDYNQLLTVVGNSVVDQSAVELLGRQCNDGWQTVNEDNDASNGKITSVLEDWLRNNVSNRTTAISSFQSLCAQLWRSVTRSRKLTASKKTTFRMAVNCRHRIEPRLDPFYFGNSIQSIPTVATAGELLSRDLRWCADLLHRNVVAHDDATVRRGIANWEREPSVFPLGNFDGASMTMGSSPRFPMYDNDFGWGRPLAVRSGAANKFDGKISAFPGREGNGSVDLEVVLAAGTMEGLETDMEFMQYVSSSSTSV; translated from the coding sequence ATgccttcttcttcgtcttcggTAGTCAATGTTGTTGCCAAATCCACCATTTTTCCAGAACGAAAATCAGACCTGAAACCCCTAAAGCTATCAGTCTCCGACCTGCCCATGCTCTCATGTCAGTACATCCAAAAGGGTATCCTCCTGTCCCGCCCACCCTACTCCATCGACCATCTCCTCTGCTTTCTCAAACGCTCTTTGTCTCTCAGTCTCACCCACTTCCCCGCCCTCGCTGGCCGTCTCTCCACCGACCCTGATGGCCACATCCACATCGTCTGCAACGATGAGGGCGTCGACTTCATCCACGCCAAAGCCAAACATCTCTCCATTCACTACCTTCTCTCTCCAGATTACGTCCCTGACTGTTTCAAAGAGTTCTTTCCCTTTGACAGAACAATCAGCTACTCCGGCCACTTCAAGCCCTTAGCTGCCGTTCAGGTCACCGAGCTAAACGATGCCCTTTTCATCAGCTGCACCGTCAACCACGCCGTCGCGGACGGGACCTCCTTCTGGCACTTCTTCAACACATTCGCCGAGATTTGCAGAGGAGCGAAGAGGATATCCAAAGCTCCATGCTTTTGCCGAAACACCATTTTCAATTCGCCGGCGGTGCTCAAATTCCCGCCCGGCGGCCCGAAGGTGACCTTCTCTGGTGACGTGGCGTTACGTGAGAGAATCTTTCACTTCAGCAGGGAGGCGATTCTGAAGCTAAAACTTAGAGCTAATGACTATAACCAATTGCTGACTGTGGTGGGTAACAGTGTTGTCGATCAGTCCGCGGTGGAGTTACTTGGAAGGCAATGTAATGACGGTTGGCAAACCGTTAATGAGGATAACGATGCATCTAACGGTAAAATAACATCTGTCCTCGAGGATTGGCTGAGGAACAACGTCTCGAACCGAACGACGGCGATATCGTCGTTCCAGTCGCTTTGTGCTCAACTTTGGCGTTCGGTGACACGTTCGAGGAAGTTGACGGCCAGCAAAAAGACGACATTCCGGATGGCCGTGAACTGCCGCCACCGGATCGAGCCACGGCTGGACCCATTCTATTTCGGCAACTCCATACAGAGCATCCCCACTGTAGCTACGGCTGGGGAGCTTCTTTCAAGGGATCTAAGATGGTGCGCCGATCTCCTGCACCGGAACGTGGTTGCGCATGACGACGCCACGGTGCGCCGGGGCATAGCGAATTGGGAAAGGGAGCCAAGTGTGTTCCCGCTCGGGAACTTCGACGGTGCATCGATGACCATGGGGAGCTCGCCGAGATTCCCGATGTATGACAATGACTTCGGGTGGGGCCGACCATTGGCGGTGCGGAGTGGGGCGGCGAACAAATTCGACGGAAAAATATCGGCGTTTCCGGGGAGAGAAGGCAACGGAAGCGTGGATCTGGAGGTGGTTTTGGCGGCCGGAACGATGGAAGGGCTTGAGACCGATATGGAGTTCATGCAATACGTATCGAGCAGTAGCACTAGCGTGTGA